The genomic interval AAACCAGGTCCATTGAAATTTAGTTTGGCCCGTATAGTTTTTGATAGCTTCAGTTACTGCCATGTGCAACGGATGGACATATAGCAGTATTGTGCAAAAGCCTCCATCTAATTTGTGTGAAGCAATGTCACAGCAATTGTATTAGCTTTATATTTATGCCACTTTAGATTGAGAAGCTACGCTAACATTTGCATCTTACATCTACCTCTATACATGCATTTTTACCTTGATTTTTTTCAAACAGAGTGGCAGAAAGCCATTTATTCCGTCGGTGTATCTGAGATGAAGAGATGGCCTCTGCAATTGCGGAAATCTATGTCTGACGGGTTGTCTGCAACTAGTAATGGTTCTTCTTTGCAACAACCAGACATGAGTTTGATCCCAGAACGAACTCTTCCTTCTTCACCTAGTCCCTTGTACAGCCCCCATACCAAATCCACTGGTTTTATGAAAGGTAATTTAGGGCAACCTGCTGCAAGAAAGCAGCTTATGGGTGGACATTCTATGGTTGACAATTCAAGGTGTTTGCTTCATTGGGCACAAAGCATTAGTTTTGTTGCAGTTTCCATGGACCATACGTTACAACTAGTTCTCCCAGCAGATTCCTCCACTCCTAGTAAGTTATCTGTACTACAATTATTTCAATTTCTATTTTGTTATTTGTTAAATTGCATTCGTGAGAGGTGTTTCTGATGGATGATGAGTGGATGCACAAGAATAGATGATATgagaaaatgaaagagaaaataTAGGAGAGAAAGATGATACTAGATTCTGAAAATTTTGCAACAGAAACTGAACTTGTGATTATGATAAATGTTACAATCAGTGAAGGAAATACAGgggtatatatttatataagcTGATGTCAACTGTCAGCTGTTACGGCCTGACAGAAAACTATCAGAAACCTTCACAGACCAAAAAACACACAAACGTCTAATAATAATTTCGTTGTTAATAGACAGGGTTTGGATAGGGTATTATAGTATTTGTCCCAATACTCATTTGTAAACTCTCAAATTTagaaagaataatatattttgtgttTTAATAATGAGGCCATTGGACCTATAAATACATAAGCCTGCTGGTTAATTTAGGAAATAAGAGCTAATTCTAAGGAAACAAATTCCTGTAATTATGGGATTGTTTTTGAATACATAATCCTAATATCAATAGCAAGATACACCTGAAATAAAGAATAGAATTATAGCAAGGATAAAATAAAAAGCTTCCTAAAATACATAATTAGCGGCACGGTTTTGACATAAGCATACCTCTCCACAGGCCCAATCCTGCATGGATAGCAAATTTAGTGTCGATGTTAGTGTCTTGTTAATAATACATAGATACCCTTACCTAGATCTAGAAACCCACACTATAGGTATGTGAGAGTGTTATGTCATATCCTAATTATAAAGTCCTAGTGGAAAGGCATGTCCTTGAGCACATGTGTGTCCtcttttttatgataattaaaaataaaaaatatataattgaaaatattaaacattataataattattaaaataaaacataaacgGTTACAAATGTATACACGTAAAAAAGCGGTTACAAAAGTCCTGGTTAGTAATGGTTaggtaatttttttacaaataataaaattaataagatGAGTTGTATTCACAAGGGTAACATGATGTATTCACTAAAAAAGCGGTTACAAAGAAGAAtctttttcattaataataGTTATAGATAACAATCAAAATATTTAGTTTGATTCATATCTAACAGAATAAAGTAATAAAACGTGAGTCCAATCTtatctaataattttaaattctttaacCTGTCAAATTGATAGATATTTGTGTAAgtaattttagaagaaaaaatctttatttttgtatattaaCCCAAATTACATTAGAAATTATAGGCTAAGAAATTACGTTAACACAAATTACATTAACCcaaataagaaattatttttgtagGCTAAGTGACATCCTAACCATCctgattacaaaataaatataaagataGGGTAGAAAATAAAGGAGAATAAAATCAAACCAGATTTGAATATGTATGTTGATTGATCTTAACTAACTAAATCTTCTTCTAGAATCCTTTTttgaaatttagttttaaaataaaaacacgtACATAGGTGTCCAACTTGCTTATACAGAGCTTTAGGTCTAAGAAATCCTTTTGTAAAAATGTATTCAACTTGCTATGAAGTAGGAACAAGTGATATGTATGTTCGCCTTCTCTTTCTTAAAATGTCTATCAATTTCGACATGCATGCGCTGATAAGGTATAACAATGTTCTGAGAAATATTGATTGTAGCCTTGTTATAATTGTACAACTTCATGGGAAGAGTTGTAAGAAGTTGTAACTCTTGTAGAATTCCTTTTTAGCTATAAAATTTCACTAGCTCTTTGTGCCATTCCGCCATATTTTAACTTCTGTGCTACCGGCCACATTTTGTTTTGCTTTTCCAAGTAACCAAATTTCTCGGAACAGAATGGTATAATTATCTTTTTGGTTCCTACATTAAGGTTCAATAGTTAATTTGGtctagtggtttttaaaaaacaattgtcttaattttttttatatatgcaaTTTAGTCCCTTGTAAATTTGCATGAACGGTGTTAACTGGTGATGATGAAGATTAGGCTTGATTGGGGAGAATAGATAAGGGGAAGAGCAGGTTGATGGATTACACGTGGAGTCCACTTGTGCATAATTGTGTCACATCAtcatcatttaattttattcatgcAAATTTAACAGAAGGGACCAAATtgcatactttttaaaaaaaacttgagttcaaaattgatttttttttaaaaatcacaaCCAAATTTACTATTGGGACCaaaaaggtaattataccttctttttatctataaaatttcACTAACTCTTTGTGCCACTGTGCTATATTTTAACTTCTGCGCTATTGGCCTCATTTTGTGTTGCTTTTCCAAGTAACCAAATTTCCCTGAAGAGAAGGACAATAGCCAGATGTTGACTTTTGGTCACTCATGGATCTAGGTGTCTGCATTCATGAACACTTCGATTTTATTGTAAGCCTTGCTGCCCAATTTTCTAAGAAAAAGAGTCCCCTGCTCAGAGAACTTTTTATTACCTTAAAATTCTGTTGTCTTCCACAAGATGTTCATGTAGTGAGCTCAATATGAATCACTAACATTCCTTGTAATTTTTGGTATTGGGTGGTATCACTAACACGTTTGTCTTCACTTCCAAGCTTTTTATTAGGATCTATAGGAATTTCTTCGTGCTAGAAACCAATCATCTCAATTTCTTTGAGAAGATCTGGAATATACTCTCTTTGACACAACAATTCCTTTCTTTGATCTTGCAACCTCAATccccaaaaatattttaaggacTTGAGGTCTTCAATCTCAAGCTCGAATTCAAGAAAAGCTTTCAACTTATTATTTCATCGAAATCATTTTAGGTAATCCTAAGGGTGTCCACATAAACAATTATTCATGACAATGATTGCATTTCTTAAAGTTGCATTGCACCCTGTTTTGGCAATAAAGGAAATTCAGACGAGTATTCTTCAGCATTAGTCTCAAGTTAGGATTTCTGGATAAAAGTTGTACTTGTACATATATTGGCATTGGAAAATGAAATTAGTATTTCACAAAGCTACTAAGatacacaattttaatttttttctaatgcTAGCTCATAATTGGATATTCATAATTAAGTAAATCATGTATGTATTGTTAGCAAAAACTTTTTGGAGAGGGAACTGAAAGGGGTGCCGGTTTGTCTATTTCAGGTTACATCGAAGGTTTCACTCCAGTGAAGTCTCTTGGTTCTACGTCTTCTGCATACATTCTAATTCCTTCTCCCAGCATGCGATTTCTTCCTCCAACAGTTCTTCAACTCCCCACGTGCCTCACAGCAGAGTCACCACCATTGGCTCATCTGCTTCACAGCAAGGGTTCTGCTCTTCCTCTCTCTACTGGATTTGTGGTTTCAAAAGCAGTACCTTCCATGAGGAAGGACTACAGAAGCAACCTAAAAGAAGAATGGCCCTCTATACTTTCAGTGAGCCTCATTGATTATTATGGAGGTACTAACATCCCCCAAGAGAAAGTTGTCCGAGGAATTAACAAGCAAGTTGGTAGAAGTTTAAGCTGGGAAGCTAAAGATTTTGAAATTGAGACCCACTTGGTTCTGGAGTCTATTGCAGCAGAGCTTCATGCCTTGTCTTGGATGACAGTGAGCCCCACATACTTAGAGCGGCGAACAGCGCTTCCCTTCCACTGTGACATGGTTCTAAGACTAAGAAGACTTCTTCACTTTGCCGATAAAGAGCTCAGCAAGCATTCAGATAAGTCTTGACTACGCGTTATATACAATGATGGTGAAAAATGCTCATTGGTTAGAGCGGAAAGACAGCCAAACTGAGCTGAGTAAACTGTATCATACTAGATCCACTGTgattatatgtaaattaagtGTAGAGGCTGATGTGTTCCAGGAAGAAATAGATTTAGAAACCGTTGGGAATGTACATGAGCTTTTTTTCTAGAACAGCTGATTTTAACCCAGATTAGCATGATTGATAGAAACTGTTGATGTAGCATAGAATACCATATTCTCTATCTTTGTAGTATTTGGGTCTCCGAAATTTCATGTCCTTTGTAATTAGATATTGTAAGACAATAATGTGACAGAAACTAATTTTATGCTTGACATTGGTTTTCTAcctataattaattattggGCTGAATAATATGAATCCTTGCCTTGAACGgccctttttttttctttattttagtgGCTTTTGTACTAgaaatatttatagatttttctTTCAAACTTCTATAAATTTTCAAATGATTATTATATCCTTTATAAAAGTGATTTCTGcattatttgttttggaaatctTCTGGAATAAGTTTTTTGGAATTTTCATAAGAACTTCAAAAGTaagatttcttttttttaaatggatttttttggatcattatattttgaaatgaatTTTTTCGAACATATTAAGGGGATGTGTGACGCCTTTATACTTTatgtgaaaatatatttttgtcttttggGTGAAAAAATAAACGTATTCAAAATTCAACAAAGACTTATAgattataatagaaaaaatttTATATATGGAGAAAGATGCAAAGATctcatcaaaataaatattttcttattgaaTGTCTAACAAAGAAGATTCTTGAAGAGAAGAAACTGCATTAAAGACACATTTGAACTTTCCTAATTCAATATCTAAAAGGAAAGAGAAGATGAACCTGCAAAAAAAGTCTAAAGAAGATCAAGCCTCAATAGACATAGTTTATATATATGGAGAAAGTATTTGAAAAATCAAATACATATCGAATATGCAAAGATCTcatcaaaacaaatattttcttattgagACGTCTAACTCATAGAAGATGATGAACATAACTGGAAAGAGAATATCAAAGGGAAAAAGTGATTGAAGCCTCAACGTTAATATCAAATACAgtcaagaaaatattttgaaatatttaataagATTCGAGAAATGGAGAGTAGTTTGACTGTTCATCGCTATCTTCTTTTTATGGTTTTTTCGCTTGAAATGGTATAAAGATATTGAGACCAATAGTTAGGTGACAAGTGTTGATGATTTTTATGAATATTTCACtcgtaaaaataattttcttgatGACTAAAACCTTTTGACTCAAGATTATTCTACCTTATTTTTAATCCACTAATTAGTCTTAATAGTGATTAAATTATTCAATTCTTAATTCCTTAAGCATTTTAACTAAATTGATTCAATACACTCTCGATCCTTTgtaaattaatcaatatatttgTAGGTGTTGTCCACGATATTCTAAGTTTAAAAGCATTTTTAATGTCAATTGAATCTGAATTGAAGAGAGGGTGATTGAACTAATACGGGCACTAGGCATACgaataaaaacaatataattgaaatagccattttgtaaattaaaaatgaagtGTTTGTATTACTTTGAGTTTTGTTACATCTAACACTAACAAAGAGGAAGAGTATAGTGACTCACAAACTcagtagaaaaaaaattcagatgGGTTGGTTTAAACGGGAAAATATATACTTGGAATTATATTTGAAGTGAACAAGaagtattatttaaattattttttgtgagACTTTGAAGCATAGAAAATAGTGGATttatttagaaagaaaaaaaagttaaaaaaagaaatataattgattatttagtTGAGGAGGAAAAAGTCTAAAAATAATGAGAGGTAGAGCGAAGTAAGAGGCGTGAGGAATGGAGGAGGAGGGGAAGTTTGAAGGGTATAAAAGGGGAGGAGGAGGGGAGAAGAAGAACAGACTATCATCTTCTTTCTTCTGCTTCTTCCAATAAATAAAGAGAACGAAGAAGGTAGTAAAATATACAgggaaaataaaagaataaaaaagaatgGGTGGGAGGGGAAAATTGTTGCTGTCGATGTTATGCCTGTTGGCGGCGGCAGTGCAAGGTGAAGACCCGTACCTGTACTATACATGGAACGTGACGTACGGGACGATTGCTCCACTGGGAGTGCCCCAGCAGGGTATTCTGATCAACGGCCAATTCCCTGGACCCGAAATTAACTCCACAAGCAACAACAACGTTGTGGTGAATATTTTTAACAACCTGGACGAGCCATTCCTAATGACCTGGCACGGTATTCAACATAGGAAGAATTCGTGGCAAGAAGGAACACCAGGAACCTTATGCCCCATCGCTCCTGGGACAAACTACACCTACCACTTCCAAGTGAAGGATCAAATTGGAAGTTTTTTCTACTATCCTTCAACAGGATTGCAGAGGGCAGCTGGTGGTTTCGGTGGCCTTCGAATCTTCAGTCGTCTGTTGATTCCCGTGCCATATGCTGACCCCGAGGATGAGTACTGGGTTATCATGGGTGACTGGTACACTAAGAGCCACACTAGCCTTCAGAAATTATTGGACAGCGGTCGCTCTATTGGTAGGCCCAATGGTGTGCTCATCAATGGAAAAACAGCCAAGGGTGATGGCAGTGATCAACCCCTTTACACCATGATTCCTGGTAAGACCTACAAGTATAGGCTATGCAACGTTGGTCTGAAGGACGCCCTTAACTTCAGGATCCAAGGCCATTCCCTGAAGCTTGTCGAGACCGAAGGCTCCCACGTTGTTCAAAACGTCTATGACTCTCTTGACGTTCATGTTGGCCAATGCTTTACTGTCCTTGTCACCGCCGACAAAGACCCAAAGGACTATTACATGGTCGCCTCTACTCGCTTCACCAAGTACGATCTCTCTGCCAAGGCCATCATCCACTACACTAACAGTgcagctcctgcctcacctgAGCTCCCTCCATCCCCTGTTGGTTGGGCCTGGTCTCTTAACCAGTTCCGCTCCTTCCGTTGGAACCTCACCGCTAGTGCTGCAAGGCCCAATCCCCAGGGTTCTTACCATTATGGACAGATCAACATCACTCGCACCATCAAGTTTGCCAACTCCGTTAGCAGAGGTCAAGGTCTTCGTTATGCCATCAATGGCGTCTCACACGTAGATCCTGAAACTCCTCTCAAGCTCGCTGAGTACTACGGAGTTGCTGACAAGGTTTTCAAGTACAACACCATCTCCGATGAACCCCCCGTTGATCTAAGCTCAATAACCAAGGCACCTAATGTCATCAATGCCACATTCCGCGACTTCATCGAGATTATCTTTGAGAACGATGGTAAAACCGTCCAATCCTACAATTTGGATGGTTACTCATTCTTTGCAGTCGCCATGGAGCCAGGCAAATGGAGCCCGGTGAAAAGGAAGAACTATAACCTTCTTGACGCCGTGAGCAGACACACCGTTCAAGTCTTCCCCAAATCTTGGTCCGCCATCATGTTGACCTTCGACAACGCTGGAATGTGGAACCTGCGATCGGAGCACGCTGAGAATCGCTACTTGGGCCAACAACTCTACATTAGCGTTTTGTCCCCTCAACGTTCCCTCAGGGATGAGTACAACCTCCCAGATACCCAGCTTCTTTGCGGCATCGTCAAGGATTTGCCCAAGCCACCACCATACTCTTCTTAGACCTTTTCCTTGTCTGTGCCATTCGTATTTCATTGAAACACCATATCATATTCATTCCCATGTCATGCGGTGGCTCATACCATCAACCGACCCattattcaattaattaattaatttaccCTCTTACTACTcctctttctatttttttttttatttccttcaTAAACGCacgtataaaaaaatatgtctcaaaattaaaacaaaaattatagtgaagacaatatatattatagacttatttaaaattagataTCATTAATTCAACTCTACAAACAATTATTGTAGAGTATTATTTTACATAGACCAAAATAtccattttaaataaaatttatacgtTACTTTTATATACTCAAATAATATTTGCATTTCTGTTAAATATTTCCACGTTCGTCATCAAGAAAAATCTACGAACTCTCTGTGCATCaccaatatatttatattttcactTGAATAACGAATTGCTTTTCTTTCTGAATTAGTGGTAGGAGCACACAATTTATTCAAACAATATGCCTAATCCTTTTATAACATAGATAGATGTCACCAAAAAACGTAATCACCATTTTAttcaaaaacacataaaaataatggaaaggaaaatgataTTTTCACCCTTCAccctaaatattaatattttaattacttttagttttgaaagttatttataaatatttcgaTCGCTAATTTGGTGCTTGAATTTTGGTGACTAAATTTTCTTCAACCGATTTAGTCACCGAAAATTCGGTTGTTAAATTGGTTCCTGAATTTTGGTGACTAAATTTTCTGTGACTGATTTAGCCACCGAAATTTCGGTTGCAAGTTTGTGACAACTTTATAATTCGGTCTGCTGCAAAACCttcatattataaaaattaaatttaaataatatgaagGTTAAACCCTCGCAAATTacacacaaataattaatttttatttttgctttacTTTAAtcccttcttttatttttcttcttttatttttcttctttcatttttcaattctgaaGCAATACTCACTTCACTCCACTTTTCCTCAGCAATACTCACATTCTCACATCTTCTCTCCATTtgaatctctctctctctgttgaGCATTCAAGCATTGCGACCGGAGTACTCTCTCTGTTGAGCATTCAAGCATTGCGACCGGAGTACTCTCTCTGTTGATTGTG from Phaseolus vulgaris cultivar G19833 chromosome 1, P. vulgaris v2.0, whole genome shotgun sequence carries:
- the LOC137815323 gene encoding L-ascorbate oxidase homolog translates to MGGRGKLLLSMLCLLAAAVQGEDPYLYYTWNVTYGTIAPLGVPQQGILINGQFPGPEINSTSNNNVVVNIFNNLDEPFLMTWHGIQHRKNSWQEGTPGTLCPIAPGTNYTYHFQVKDQIGSFFYYPSTGLQRAAGGFGGLRIFSRLLIPVPYADPEDEYWVIMGDWYTKSHTSLQKLLDSGRSIGRPNGVLINGKTAKGDGSDQPLYTMIPGKTYKYRLCNVGLKDALNFRIQGHSLKLVETEGSHVVQNVYDSLDVHVGQCFTVLVTADKDPKDYYMVASTRFTKYDLSAKAIIHYTNSAAPASPELPPSPVGWAWSLNQFRSFRWNLTASAARPNPQGSYHYGQINITRTIKFANSVSRGQGLRYAINGVSHVDPETPLKLAEYYGVADKVFKYNTISDEPPVDLSSITKAPNVINATFRDFIEIIFENDGKTVQSYNLDGYSFFAVAMEPGKWSPVKRKNYNLLDAVSRHTVQVFPKSWSAIMLTFDNAGMWNLRSEHAENRYLGQQLYISVLSPQRSLRDEYNLPDTQLLCGIVKDLPKPPPYSS